The genomic window GGTGTTGGCGCGCGCCGTGGCCGGCGACCTGGCGAAAGGCCCTGAACTGGCGCGAGTGTTCTCGCTGTTGCAGCTGCTCACCGGCGCAGCGCCTGTGGTGGGGCCGATCATCGGCGGTCTAGTCGTCGACGGCGTCGGCTGGCGCGGTGTGTTCTGGGTGCTGGCCGCACTGAACCTCGTCATGGCGATCGGCGTGTGGCTGGCCATCCCGGAGACCCTGCCCCACGAGGAGCGTTCCAGCGGCGGGCCGCGCCGCTTGTCCTCCGCGATCGGGCTATTGCTGCGCGACCGAGCCTACGTCGGCTTCACCGTGGGATTCATCTTCAGCTTCTCCACGATGTTCGCCTACGTTTCCGCCTCCCCATTCTTGCTGCAGGACTACTACGGTTTCACCCCGGTGCAGTACTCGATCATCTTCGCCGTCAACACGACCGGCATGTTCCTCGTCGCGCTGCTCAATGCCCGCCTGGTGCGCCGGATCGGGGCACTGCCGCTGGCCAAGATCGGCAACGTCGTTTTGCTCACCGCCGTCCTCTACCTCGTCGTGGTCTCGCTTCTCGACGCCTCCCGCTGGTTCCTGCTCGTCGGCCTCTTCGTCGTGGTCGCCTCCATGGGCGTGAACTTCGCCAACAACTCCGCCCTGGCGATCTCCCGGGCGGGCGCGCTGACCGGATCCGCCTCGGCCTTCATGGGGGCGGGCCAGTTCATCGTGGCCGGCCTGCTCTCCCCGCTGGTGGCTTTGGCCGCCTCCCTGGGACTCTCCTCACCGGTCTCGATGACCGTCGTCATGCTGGCTACCGCGCTGCTGGCCGCCGCCGGGGTGTGGGGCGGCGCGAAGGCGTTGAAACGGGAGCCCGCGCAGTAATTTCTTCTCTCCGCCCCTGCGTGGGAGACTGAGCGAATACTCAGAATAATGCCAGGAGGTTCATGGTGAAGGTGCGGCGTTGGCTCACGGCTTCGGCGGCGGTTATGACGATGGCGCTGACTGCCGTCGCCTGCGGCCCGGCGGAAGAGACCACATCGGGACAGGAGGCGGTGTCCGATACGACGTCCGTCACTGCGGAGGTGGAGACCCACACATCCACCGTCTCCTCGACGGAAGGGGACGCCGTCGAAGAGGCTCCCGCTGAAGAAGAGGTCGGCGAAGCCGCGGAGACGCTGGAGACTTTGGCGGTCAAGGGACGAGCTCCGCGGACCGGTTACGACCGCGATCAATTCGGCCCGGCCTGGGCCGACGTCGACCACAACGGCTGTGACACCCGCAACGACATCCTCGAACGGGACCTGTCTGACGTCACCCACCGTCCCGGCACGCAGGACTGCATCGTCACCAGCGGCGTGCTCCAGGACCCGTTCACCGGCGCCGAAATCCAGTTCGTCCGCGGCCAGGACACCTCGTCGGCCGTCCAGATCGATCACGTCGTCGCCTTGTCCGACGCCTGGCAGAAGGGCGCCCAGCAGCTCGACGAGGAAACGCGCCGCCAGTTCTCCAACGACCCGCTCAACCTGTTGGCCGTCGACGGCCCCTCGAATTCGCAGAAGGGTGACGGCGACGCCGCGACCTGGCTGCCGCCGAACCGGGCGTTCCGCTGCGATTACGTCGCCCGCCAGATCGCCGTCAAGGCCCGCTACGCGCTCTGGGTGACCCCGGCGGAAAAGGACGCCATGCACGACGTGCTGGGCACCTGCCCCGGTCATCCGCTCCCGGACGAGGTCAGCGCCTTGAACTACACCGAGCCCTGGCCGGACGTGATCCCGCCGCTCGAGGAGGAACCCGCCCCGGCGGCGCCCCCCGCTGAGATTCCCGCGGAGGAGGCGCCCGCTGAGGTCGCGTCCCTCGGCGGCGGCACCGACCCGCACTTCGGCACGTGCCGTGAGGCCATCGCCGCAGGCTACGGCCCGTACACGCAAGGAATCCACGAAGAATACGGCTGGTACCGCGACGGCGACGGCGACGGCGTCACCTGCGAGCGCTGACCCGGCACGAATCCCGGGGCGTAGCCCGGTACAGTCCGGGGCATGGGGCAGGGAGACGACCCGCCGCGGGCGGGGCAATTGACAGTGATCACGGGCCCGATGTTTGCGGGGAAAACCAGTGCGCTGCTGCGTAACATCACCCGGGAGAAGCGTCGACGTCGGAAAGTCCTGGCCGTCACGCACCGCCTCGACGACCGCTTCGGCGTCGGGTTGATCGCCTCCCACGACCGGCTGAGCGTCGACGCCGTCGCGTTGGGTGGGGCGGAGGAGCTCCGGGAGCATTTCTTCGCCGCCTCCGCCCGTCCGGACGTGGTCGCGCTCGATGAGGCGCAGTTCTTCGGGCCCGGGCTCTCACCCGTCGTCGCAGAGATCCTGCGGGCGGGCACGGACGTGGACGTCGCCGGGCTATGTCAGGACCACGGCGGCCACCCCTTCGAACCGGTGGCCACGCTGATGACGCAGGCGGAAGACGTCATAAAACTCGTCGCCACCTGCGCGATCTGCGGCGCGGCGGCGGTCCACCAACAGCTGATCGACGATCGCCCCGCCCCTCCGGGCCGCTCGTCGGCGGAGCGGAACTCTACGAGCCCCGCTGCCGCGCCCATTTCCCCGGGCTGTACTGCTAGGCCAGCCCGGTCAGCTCCTCACTGAGCCGCCACAGCTGATCCTGCACGTCCTGCTCGTACGCCTCCGGCAGCGCCTCCTCGGGAGATGTCCGGAAGAAGTACTGCCCCGTCACACCGTTGAGCCGCGGGGAATCGATCAGGTGGCGCGTCGAGGCGACCCCGGTGGCGAGTTTGTCGACGTTGGCGCCCCATCCTTCCTCCACCATCGCGGTGGGCATCAGCGTCGCCGGATGCAGGGAGTTGACCGTCACCTCGCCGGCCGGCAACTGCCCCGCCAACCGGAACCCGGCGGCGATCATCGCGAACTTGCTCTGCGCATAGGCCCGGCTGCCCGTGTACTCGTTCACCAGCTGCGGGTCGTCGAAATCGACGGGGGTCTGCGCCGCGGATGCCACGTTGACCACCCGGCTCGGCGCACCCGCCCGCAGCAACGGCAAAAGCCGCATCGTCAACAAAAAGGGCGCCAGATGGTTGACCGCCAACCGCAGCTCGTGGCCGTCGGCGGACGTCTCGCGCACGTCTCCGCGACCCTGCCCGACGCCGGCGTTGTTGACCAGCACCGACACATGATCGGTCAGCCCCGCCACGTCCTGGGCCAGCCGCTCCACCTGCGCCAGCTCGCCGAGGTCGGCGGTCACCGGATCCAGGTGCGCACGGGCGGGAGACAGGTCGTCGATGAGTTCCGTGAGTTTGTCGGGGTCGCGACCGTGCAGGATCAGGTGGCCGGGTTGCAGCGAATACTGCCGAGCCAATTCCCGGCCCAGGCCACTGGTGGCCCCGGTGATCAGCATGGTGCGGTCTGTCGTCATTCTTAGCCTCCTCGGGCATGTGGGGTATGAGCCCCCATGATGGCTATCTGAGCAGGTTCTCGCCAGGACGAAGCGTGCCGGCGCCCGCGTGATTGAATGGATCCGTCGAAAAAGAAAAGGGGAACGATGTCAGAGAACCTGCGGATACGGGCGCGTGACCACGTGCGGAGCCTTCCCCTGGGGTCCTTCGCCTTCGTGATGGCCGCGGGCATCGTCTCCGTGGGGCTGGACCAGATCGGACGCGAGACGGCCGCCCGGACCATGCTGGGGGTGGCCGCGGTCGGCTACGTCCTGCTGGCGGGGTTGAGTCTGGCGCGGGTGCTCGGCTGGCGCCGGTTGGTGGCCGCGGATCTGCGCAACTCCGCCCGCTCCTTCGGATCGTTCACGTTCGTCGCGGGCACCAACGTGCTCGGGGTGGCGTTGGCGGTGCAGGGGTGGCCGCGCGCGGCGCTGGCGTTGCTCGCCCTCTCCCTGCCCGTCGGCGTCGTCCTGGGGTACGTCGTACCGTGGCTGGCCGTGCTTGGCGGGGGAGACCCTCCGCTGAAAAACGTCGACGGCTCCTGGTTCGTCTGGGTCGTCGCCGCTCAGTCGATCGCGGTGCTGGCCACTCTGCTGGCCCCGCAGTTCCCGCCGCTGACCAGAACGCTGTCCACGATCGCGGTGATCGGCTGGTCCTCCGGCGCCGTGCTTTATGTCGTCGTCGCGGCGTTGATCATCGTGCGGCTGTCCTCCCGGCCGGTCGGCCCCGCGGACATGAACCAGTCCTACTGGATCACCATGGGAGCCATGGCCATCACCATCGTGGCCGGTTCGATGATCGTTTCCCTCGACGCGGCGAGTTCACCGATGGTGTACGCCACCCAAGGGCTGATTTCGGGCGTCAGCGTGATCATGTGGTGCTTCGCCACCGCCTTGATTCCCGCCCTGCTGGCCATCGGCTATTGGCGCCACGTCGTGCACCGCATTCCCCTGCACTACAAGGCGGCGCAATGGAGCATCGTCTTCCCGCTCGGAATGTACGCCGTCGCAGGCATGCAGCTGGGCTGGGCCGACGACCTGCCGCTGGCCGCCGGGATCGGCCGAGCATGGGTGTGGGTCGGGGTGATCGCGTGGGTGTTGACCTTCGCGACGATGCTCGTCTCCCTCGCGTCTGGGCGCCGCTCCTCGACGCCTGCCCTCCCGACGCCACAGTAGGAGTGATCTAGGTCACTGGGTGGTAGTCTGGGGCGCATGCGCCGACTTGTCGTCCCCGCCCTGACCGCCACGTTGTCGTTGGCGCTGCTCTCCTGCACCGACGACGCCCCATCCGAGACCGCCCCTGCCGCCGGACAAACCTCCGACCTGTCGTCGTCGAACCCGTCGTCCTCTGGCCACGCCGAACTCCACGAAGATTTCACGGTGGTCGAACACGCCACCTTCGACGAAGGCTGGGCCATGAGTTTCCTGCCGGGCACGGACCTGCTGGCCGTCACCGAACGCGGCGGCTCCCTCCAGCTCTACGACCCCGACGCCAACGACGCCCGCCGCCGTCGACGGCGTGCCCGAGGTCTACCACGAAGGCCAGGCTGGCCTGCACGACGTCATCCCGGCCCCGAGCTTCGCCGACGACGGCGCGGTGTACCTGAGCTGGGCGCGCGAAGGAGACACGGTCCACGGCGTCGCCGCCCGCGCCACTCTGGACGCGGCGGACGCCGAGCTCCGCGACCTCGAGATCATCTGGGAACAGGCCCCTGCCCCGGGCGCCGGGCACTTCGCGCTGCGGCTGCTCGTCCAGGGCGAACACCTCTTCATCACCTCCGGCGACCGGCAGCAGGAGGACCCCGCCCAGGAGCGGGACACCAACCTCGGCGCCGTCGTCCGCCTCACCCTCGACGGCGATCCCGCGCCGGGCAACCCCTGGTTCGAGGACGGGGGCGCCGCCGCCGAATTGTGGAGCGTCGGGCACCGCAACCCGCTGGGGATCGCCGAAGACGCGGACGGCGCGCTCTGGGTCTCCGAGATGGGGCCGCAGGGCGGCGACGAGCTCAATCTCCTGACAGAGGCCGGCAACTACGGCTGGCCGGACGCGTCGATGGGCGTCCACTACGACGGGAGCCCGATCCCGGACCACAGTGAGGAGGACGGGTTCGTCGCCCCGGCGGAACATTGGGTGCCGGCGATTTCCCCGGGCAGCCTGATGATCTACCAGGGCGAGCTATTCGAGGAATGGCGCGGCGACGCCTTCCTCGGCGGGCTCTCCGGTCAGCGGCTGGTGCGCGTCGAACTCGAGGGCGAGGCGGCGGAGGCCGGGCAGGAGTGGGACGCGGGCGAGAGGATCCGTGCGGTCACCGAGGGGCAGGACGGCGCGCTCTGGGTGTTGGAGGACGGAGCAGGCGGACGGTTGCTGGAGCTGCGTCCGAATTAAGCCCGATCGGGGGTCCCCGGCTCGGCCTCGCCCAGCCGAGGTGCGGAGAGTGGGTTATCGTCTTCTCCCGGAAAGAGCTTTAGGGGAGGAAAACAAGTGGGGGTACTGCCGGAAACAGGGGTCGCGCCCGTCCCCGTCGAGGTACTGGAGTCGCGCCTTCTGGAAGACGTCCGCGCCTTGGCGCCGGGCGACCGGTTGCCGGGGGAGCGCGAACTGATGGAGCGTTTCCAGGTCTCCCGCCCGATGATCCGCCGGGTCCTGGCTTCCCTCGAGGCACGCATCCTGGTGCGCCGAGTCCCCGGGGCGGGCACTTTCGTGGTTTCGCGGGTGGATCTGCCGATCTCCAACCGGCAACCCCCGTCACTGCATGCGGCCGCGGCCGCCGCCGACCGTGAGCTGCGCACCCGCCTGGTGTCCTCCGGTGAGGACGTGGTCCCCGCCTGCGAGGCCGCCCAGTTGGGATTGCCCGCGAATCAGGAGGCGTTGGGGCTCGTGCGGGTGGGGGACATCGACGGACTGCCGGCGACCTATTCCCGGGAGTGGGTGCTGCCGGAGCGCGCCCGCAACCTCGACGCGGCGCTGGGCGTGATCGAGTCGGTGTACGAGTCGTTGTGCGCCTTCGGCTTCGAGCCGCAACGCGGCCGCAGCATCGCCTCTGTGGAGGACGTCCCCGCGGAGGTGCGTTCGAAGCTGCGGCACCGGAAGCCGGCGTTGGCGTGGCGCATCCTGTCCATGACGGTCGACGCGCGCACCCGGGAGCCGTTGTTGATCAGCGAGACCTGGTTCCGGATGGACCTGGTCCGGCTCATCTTCGACTTCGAGTGAGCGGCCGCGGGCATCAGACGCTGAGGCTGGCTTTGGTGTGGGTCTTCGGCTGTGGTTGGCCGTAGAAGCGTGCCAGCTTCGACGGCCACCAGACCTTGGGTCCGATGTCGTGGACCAGCGCGGGCACCAGCAGCGAGCGGACGATGAACGTGTCCAGCAGTACGCCGAACGCGACGATGAACGCGAGCTGAACCAGGAACAGGATGGGAATCACGGCCAACGCGGCGAAGGTCGCGGCGAGCACGACGCCCGCCGAGGTGATCACCCCGCCGGTGATGGTCAACCCGCGTAGCACGCCTGCTCTGGTGCCGTGGGTGAGGGATTCCTCGCGCACGCGCGTCATCAGGAAGATGTTGTAGTCGATGCCGAGGGCGACCAGGAAGATGAAGCCGTACAGCGGGACGGCCGGGTCGGCGCCCGGGAAGTCGAAGATGCCGTTGAACACCAGCGCGGACACGCCCAGCGCAGTGCCGAAGGACAGCACCGTCGTGGCCACCAGCAGCACCGGGGCGATGATCGAGCGCAGCAGGAGCATCAGGATCAGCAGGATGACGAACAACACGATCGGGATGATCAGGTTGCGGTCGTCGATGGCGGTGTCGTTGGTGTCGATGGAGGTGGCGGTCACGCCGCCCACGAGAGCCTCGCCGGGGACGGACTCCAGCTGCGTACGCAGGTCGCGGACGGCCTGTTCGGCCTCAGCGGAGTCCGCCGCCGAGGCCAACGTGCCCTGCAGCAGGACCTGGCCGTCGATCGTCGTCGGTTCGGCCGACGGGCCGCCCTCGAAGGCGGGCTGAACGGTGCCCTGCTCGTCGAGGGGCGCGGAGCCGGTGGGGGAGTCCTGGGCCGTGGCGGTCACGGCGCCGATCTCCCCGTTGTCCCACATGGTGCGGGCTGCCTCGGAGGCGTGCTGCTGGTCGACGAGCACGTAGACGGGAGAGCCGGAGCCGCCGGGGAAGTGCTCGCCGAGCGCCTCCTGTCCGTCGCGGGCCTCGGACTGGCCGAGCACCAACTCGGATTGCGGCACACCGCTGGCTTGCAGTTGGGTGACGCCCAGCGCGCCAAAAATCAGGACGATTGTCGTCGTGATCCAGATGGCGCGCGGACGGCGTCCGACGTGACGGGCCACCCAGGCCCACGGGCCGCGGGTGGACGCCGCGCCTTCGACCGCCGCCGGGTCGTAGAGCGGGCGGCGCGGCCAGAAGGCGCTGCGGCCCAGCACGTAGAGCAGGGAGGGCAGGAAAGTCAGCGCCGAGGCCATGGCGAAGACGATGCCGATGGAGGCGATGGGGCCGAGCGTGCTGTTGGACTTCAGGTCGCTGAGTAGGAGGCACAGCAGACCCGCGATGACGGTGCCGCCGGAGGCCAGGATTGGTTCAACGGAGCCGCGCAGCGCTTTGCCGGTGGCGTCCCACTTGTTCTGCGTGTGCCGGAGTTCCTCGCGGTAGCGGGCGACGTACAGCAGCGAATAGTCGGTGGCCGCGCCGATGACCAGAATGAACAGGATGCCCTGTGTCTGGCCGCTGAGCAGCACGATCTCCGCCTTCGCCAGCCACCACACGGACAACAGCGCCACGCACAGGGCGAACATGCTGGTCGCGAGCACCGCGATGGGCAGCAGGAGGGAGCGGTAGACGATGATCAGGATGATGAACACCGCGATCAGCGCGACGGCGAGCAGCAGCCCGTCGATGCCCGCGAAGGCGGCGCCCAGGTCGGCGGAGAAGCCGGCCGGGCCGGTGACGTAGACGGACACGCCCTCGGGGGCCCCGTCGGTGAGGGTCTCGCTGAGTTCGGCGACCGCGTCGCCGGTGTCGGCCGCGGAGTCGAGGGGGACGAAGGCCTGCGCGGCGAGCCCGTCCTCGGAGGGGATGGGCGGAGAGATCTCGTCGGCGGCCACCTCCAGATCGGCGGCTTCGTCGAGTTGTGCAGCGATAGCGCCCAGCTGTGGTTCGCTGAGCTCTTCTTCGCCGACGAAGACCACGACGGCGGGGATGGCGTCGCTGTCGGTGAATTCCCCCAATTTCTGCTGGACCACCGAGGCGTCCGCGGACTCGGGCAGGTAGAGGGTTTGATCGTTGGTGGAGACTTCGCTGACGCGTCCGAAGTATGGTCCGCCGACGGCGGCGCCCGCCAGCCAGACGACGATGAAAAGGGCCGGCAGTAAGATACGCAGCCAGCGGGGCACGCGAGAGAGCATGCTGGTCCTTCCGTGGGGCTTCCGGGGGTGGGAGTATGATGGTGTGGCCAATTAGCTAACCAAGCAAGATGTTAGCCTAGCATGCAATATCCGAGTGTTAGGATCAGGCCATGAATTCGAAGCAGCCGGAGGACGACGGCCAAGGCGGCGCCCCGCCCAATAAGATCAGCCTCTACGCCGTCGACTCCAACGACCCGCATAAGCGACTCATTGACCGCGCTGACGTGTCGCCGGAAGACATCGAGCAGATCAACGATCTGATGCAGGCGATGGGGGACCTGCGGGAAGCGGAGAATCACCTCAACGACGCCTCGCTGGAGTACATGAAACTGGGCAAGACCGACATGCGGGCCCTGCACCTGCTCATCGTGTCCGAACATCAGGAACAGGTGGTCACGGCGTCGATGTTGGCGGCGCACCTCAACATCACCAGCGCGTCGACCACGAAACTGCTTGATCGGCTGGAGCGCGGCGGTCACATCGTCCGCACCCCGCATCCCAGCGACCGCCGCTCCCAAGCGATCAGCATCACCCGGGAAACGCATGCCTCGGCGGTGGAGACCGTCGGCGCCCAACAGTCCCGCCGGTTTTATGCCGCCGCCCGCCTGACCAGGGAGGAACGGGAGGTGGTCATCCGTTTCCTCCGGGACACTGCCGCAGAGCTCAGAACGGGCATGGAGTGGAGTAAGTGATAGCGCTGCAACCAGTTCAGCCACGCAACAGCGGCACGAAGCGGTAGCGGCCGTGGCGGGTAGTCTCCGCCGCGCCGTCGACCATCCTCACCCGGAGCATGTCACCCGCCACCGGAATGACCAGCACTCCGTCATCGGCGAGTTGTGCCACCAGATCCGTGGGCAGTTCCGGGGCTTCCGCCGACACCAGGATGCGGTCGAAGGGAGCTTCGTCGGGTAGCCCAAACACCCCGTCCACGGCCTGCCGGATTTGCGCGTTCGGGAGGTCATGCGCGGAGAGGTTCCTCTGCCCGAACGCCGTCAGCTCGGGCACCAGTTCGGTGCCGGTGACGGTGCCGTCCGGCCCGGTGAGCGTGGCCAGCAGCGCGGTGGACCAGCCGGAGCCGGTGCCGACGTCGAGGATGCGCTGACCTGGTCGGACGTCGAGAAGTTCGAGCATGTTGGCCACGGTGCTCGGCTGCGAATTGGTCTGTCCGTGGCCGATGGGCAGCGGGGCGTCCACCCGCCAGTGTTCACGGCAGGAATCGGGGAGAAACCCGATGCGGTGGACGGATTTCATGGCTTGGCTGACACGGTTCATGGGAAAACCTCCATGGGCTCGCCCGGCTGCCCTTCGACGAGCGGGGTGGACGTGCATGCGGTCGCCGACGCAGCCGATGCGCCCGAAGAAGTCGGCGTGAATTGCAGTACAGCGCTTCACGGTGATCATTTTAGCAGCGAAATCATGTCCGCTGCCCAGAAAAATGCTGTCTCTCGCCCCTGCGCCTCCGAGGCGTCTGCGAGCCCGGTCAGATCTCCGTGGCGTCGCCGGGACGCAGAGGCAGGTAGTTCAGCCCGTTTTCTTCGGCGAGTTTGGTCAGCAGGTTCTTGCGCAGGGCGAGCCCGAAGTCGTTGTCGATGCCGTCGTGGACGCCGATGAAGGACGTCGGCTTGGTGGTCTTGAGGAAGGCCTCCACGTCGAGCATCTTCAGCCACGGCGCGCTGACCGGGACCAGGGCGACCTCGACGCCCTCGAGGTCCGGGAAGGAGTCGCCGGTGTGCAGGACCCGGCCGTCGACGAGGTATCCGAGGTTGTCCGGCAGGGGAGTGGATTCGGTGATGGCGCCGTGCGGCCAGCGGTGGACCGAGACGTCGAAGTCGCCGACGGTGAAGGCGTCACCGTCGGTGACGGCGGTGTAGTCGACGTCCGCGTGCTCGCGCAGTTCGGCGGGTCCGTAGACCTTGAGCCCCGGGCTGCGTTTCTGGGCGGTGGCCAGCGCCTCGGCGTCGACGTGGTCCGGGTGGATGTGGGTGACCAGGACGGCGTCGACCTCGGCTAGGTTGGCGGGCACCTCAAAGGAACCCGGGTCGATGAGCAGGGTCGTCTCGTTTTTCGCGAGCTCGACGCAGGAATGGAAACGGCGGGTGATCTTCATGGTGTCCATTGTGGCTGAAAACCCTGGTCTGCACAGGCAAAAGCCGCATAGGGATGACCCCTATGCGGCAGTGCGGTTAAAGAAGCCGGCGACTAGTTCGCTGCGATCCGGACCTCAGTCAGGTCGTTGCGGTCAACGTCGTCCAAGCTGATCTCCCAGCTGAGGGTGCCGTTGTCCTCGTCCAGTTCGGCGTCATCCAGGAAACCGTCCTCGTGCTGCTCGAGTGCTTCCTGAATGGCATCAGTGATGGACACGGTGGTGTCCTGGGCGTAGGAAATGTCCTCGCCGTCGTGCTCGCGGTCATCCTCGACGACGTTGCCGTCCTCTTCGACCTTGAGCTCGAAGACCTCGTCGCCCTCGACGACGTCGACCTCGTAGGCGTCGGTGTCGTCCTCACGGTCGATGCTGATGATGATGCCCTCGGGGTAGTCGGCCATGACGGCGTCAATGGCGCCGAAGACCGGGTCATCCCCGCCGGCCGCGTCATCGGCGACGGTGGTTTCGGTGACGGTGCCGTCATCCTGGGTCTCTTCGCCGGCCGCCTCCTGTCGACCCTCTTCAGCGCTGTCCGCAGTGTCGTCCTGCGTGGCCTCAGCAGCGTCGGTGGCGGTGGTGGTTTCCACGGTGGTGGTGTCGTCCTGCGTGTCGTTGCAGGCGCTCAGGAACAGGGCGGCGCTGGTGGCGATACCGGCGGCGGCGAGAATGCGTGACTTCTTCATGGATTCTTCACTCCTTTAAGATCGGGTGATTACCAAGATACGTATAAAAAGCGGCGCGGAAGCTGAAGTCTCACTGAAGGGTTGAGACTGTGAGCGATTTCCTCCCTGGATTTTCTCTCTCTTAAGTCGAAAACAGCAGCTCATGAGGCGAATGAAGGGGTGGGTCGAGGGGTGGCCGACGACGCTGAAAAATGTGCTTTAAAAATATTCAGTGACGTTTTGACAATCGAGAACGGGAGGAATCGCCCGTCGTCGACGGCACGGACGGGGACTAGGCTCGAGGCCATGAAACTGAGCGCAGTGACCGGGGACATCACCACGATGAAAGTCGACGCGGTCGTCAACGCCGCGAATTCCACGCTGCTGGGCGGCGGTGGCGTCGACGGGGCCATCCACCGGGCCGCGGGACCTCAATTGCTCGCCGCCTGCGAGACGATCCGGCGCACGAAA from Corynebacterium maris DSM 45190 includes these protein-coding regions:
- a CDS encoding MMPL family transporter — protein: MLSRVPRWLRILLPALFIVVWLAGAAVGGPYFGRVSEVSTNDQTLYLPESADASVVQQKLGEFTDSDAIPAVVVFVGEEELSEPQLGAIAAQLDEAADLEVAADEISPPIPSEDGLAAQAFVPLDSAADTGDAVAELSETLTDGAPEGVSVYVTGPAGFSADLGAAFAGIDGLLLAVALIAVFIILIIVYRSLLLPIAVLATSMFALCVALLSVWWLAKAEIVLLSGQTQGILFILVIGAATDYSLLYVARYREELRHTQNKWDATGKALRGSVEPILASGGTVIAGLLCLLLSDLKSNSTLGPIASIGIVFAMASALTFLPSLLYVLGRSAFWPRRPLYDPAAVEGAASTRGPWAWVARHVGRRPRAIWITTTIVLIFGALGVTQLQASGVPQSELVLGQSEARDGQEALGEHFPGGSGSPVYVLVDQQHASEAARTMWDNGEIGAVTATAQDSPTGSAPLDEQGTVQPAFEGGPSAEPTTIDGQVLLQGTLASAADSAEAEQAVRDLRTQLESVPGEALVGGVTATSIDTNDTAIDDRNLIIPIVLFVILLILMLLLRSIIAPVLLVATTVLSFGTALGVSALVFNGIFDFPGADPAVPLYGFIFLVALGIDYNIFLMTRVREESLTHGTRAGVLRGLTITGGVITSAGVVLAATFAALAVIPILFLVQLAFIVAFGVLLDTFIVRSLLVPALVHDIGPKVWWPSKLARFYGQPQPKTHTKASLSV
- a CDS encoding GmrSD restriction endonuclease domain-containing protein gives rise to the protein MALTAVACGPAEETTSGQEAVSDTTSVTAEVETHTSTVSSTEGDAVEEAPAEEEVGEAAETLETLAVKGRAPRTGYDRDQFGPAWADVDHNGCDTRNDILERDLSDVTHRPGTQDCIVTSGVLQDPFTGAEIQFVRGQDTSSAVQIDHVVALSDAWQKGAQQLDEETRRQFSNDPLNLLAVDGPSNSQKGDGDAATWLPPNRAFRCDYVARQIAVKARYALWVTPAEKDAMHDVLGTCPGHPLPDEVSALNYTEPWPDVIPPLEEEPAPAAPPAEIPAEEAPAEVASLGGGTDPHFGTCREAIAAGYGPYTQGIHEEYGWYRDGDGDGVTCER
- a CDS encoding multidrug effflux MFS transporter; its protein translation is MFNKANSPSTPTQPVPAGAATRAVIPPIILGVLALVSAVEPLSINMYLSGLPQLGRDLGISQAGAQLTLTFFLVGMAVGQLVTGPMSDARGRRGLFRGGVALLVIATVASALATQAWMLFLARFLMGAAGGTAVVLARAVAGDLAKGPELARVFSLLQLLTGAAPVVGPIIGGLVVDGVGWRGVFWVLAALNLVMAIGVWLAIPETLPHEERSSGGPRRLSSAIGLLLRDRAYVGFTVGFIFSFSTMFAYVSASPFLLQDYYGFTPVQYSIIFAVNTTGMFLVALLNARLVRRIGALPLAKIGNVVLLTAVLYLVVVSLLDASRWFLLVGLFVVVASMGVNFANNSALAISRAGALTGSASAFMGAGQFIVAGLLSPLVALAASLGLSSPVSMTVVMLATALLAAAGVWGGAKALKREPAQ
- a CDS encoding thymidine kinase, which produces MGQGDDPPRAGQLTVITGPMFAGKTSALLRNITREKRRRRKVLAVTHRLDDRFGVGLIASHDRLSVDAVALGGAEELREHFFAASARPDVVALDEAQFFGPGLSPVVAEILRAGTDVDVAGLCQDHGGHPFEPVATLMTQAEDVIKLVATCAICGAAAVHQQLIDDRPAPPGRSSAERNSTSPAAAPISPGCTARPARSAPH
- a CDS encoding GntR family transcriptional regulator, whose amino-acid sequence is MGVLPETGVAPVPVEVLESRLLEDVRALAPGDRLPGERELMERFQVSRPMIRRVLASLEARILVRRVPGAGTFVVSRVDLPISNRQPPSLHAAAAAADRELRTRLVSSGEDVVPACEAAQLGLPANQEALGLVRVGDIDGLPATYSREWVLPERARNLDAALGVIESVYESLCAFGFEPQRGRSIASVEDVPAEVRSKLRHRKPALAWRILSMTVDARTREPLLISETWFRMDLVRLIFDFE
- a CDS encoding tellurite resistance/C4-dicarboxylate transporter family protein; translated protein: MSENLRIRARDHVRSLPLGSFAFVMAAGIVSVGLDQIGRETAARTMLGVAAVGYVLLAGLSLARVLGWRRLVAADLRNSARSFGSFTFVAGTNVLGVALAVQGWPRAALALLALSLPVGVVLGYVVPWLAVLGGGDPPLKNVDGSWFVWVVAAQSIAVLATLLAPQFPPLTRTLSTIAVIGWSSGAVLYVVVAALIIVRLSSRPVGPADMNQSYWITMGAMAITIVAGSMIVSLDAASSPMVYATQGLISGVSVIMWCFATALIPALLAIGYWRHVVHRIPLHYKAAQWSIVFPLGMYAVAGMQLGWADDLPLAAGIGRAWVWVGVIAWVLTFATMLVSLASGRRSSTPALPTPQ
- a CDS encoding MarR family winged helix-turn-helix transcriptional regulator produces the protein MNSKQPEDDGQGGAPPNKISLYAVDSNDPHKRLIDRADVSPEDIEQINDLMQAMGDLREAENHLNDASLEYMKLGKTDMRALHLLIVSEHQEQVVTASMLAAHLNITSASTTKLLDRLERGGHIVRTPHPSDRRSQAISITRETHASAVETVGAQQSRRFYAAARLTREEREVVIRFLRDTAAELRTGMEWSK
- a CDS encoding PQQ-dependent sugar dehydrogenase, encoding MPEVYHEGQAGLHDVIPAPSFADDGAVYLSWAREGDTVHGVAARATLDAADAELRDLEIIWEQAPAPGAGHFALRLLVQGEHLFITSGDRQQEDPAQERDTNLGAVVRLTLDGDPAPGNPWFEDGGAAAELWSVGHRNPLGIAEDADGALWVSEMGPQGGDELNLLTEAGNYGWPDASMGVHYDGSPIPDHSEEDGFVAPAEHWVPAISPGSLMIYQGELFEEWRGDAFLGGLSGQRLVRVELEGEAAEAGQEWDAGERIRAVTEGQDGALWVLEDGAGGRLLELRPN
- a CDS encoding SDR family NAD(P)-dependent oxidoreductase — its product is MTTDRTMLITGATSGLGRELARQYSLQPGHLILHGRDPDKLTELIDDLSPARAHLDPVTADLGELAQVERLAQDVAGLTDHVSVLVNNAGVGQGRGDVRETSADGHELRLAVNHLAPFLLTMRLLPLLRAGAPSRVVNVASAAQTPVDFDDPQLVNEYTGSRAYAQSKFAMIAAGFRLAGQLPAGEVTVNSLHPATLMPTAMVEEGWGANVDKLATGVASTRHLIDSPRLNGVTGQYFFRTSPEEALPEAYEQDVQDQLWRLSEELTGLA